A genomic segment from Ferrimicrobium sp. encodes:
- the argR gene encoding arginine repressor — MAKNQRQYRIAKLISQAPISAQQQLVDMLAEEGITATQATVSRDLDELGAIKVKGPGGASIYAIPDLPRDQISTEGYLKRVLGEWVVEVVNSGDLVMLKTPPGCAHVVASALDRTRPDGVLGTVAGDDTVLVLADLPMGGDHLAKLMREVAGLPG; from the coding sequence ATGGCAAAGAATCAGCGTCAGTACCGGATCGCCAAGCTAATTAGTCAGGCACCGATCTCAGCCCAGCAACAGCTCGTGGATATGTTGGCTGAAGAGGGGATCACCGCCACCCAAGCGACGGTCTCAAGAGACTTGGATGAACTCGGTGCCATCAAGGTCAAGGGTCCAGGCGGCGCCAGTATCTATGCTATTCCTGATCTACCGAGGGATCAGATCAGCACCGAGGGGTACCTAAAGCGGGTGCTTGGCGAGTGGGTTGTCGAGGTGGTGAACTCTGGGGATCTGGTGATGCTAAAGACGCCGCCAGGCTGTGCTCACGTCGTCGCCTCAGCGCTCGATCGCACGCGTCCCGATGGCGTGCTCGGCACGGTCGCCGGAGACGACACGGTCTTGGTGCTCGCCGATCTGCCAATGGGGGGTGATCACCTCGCCAAGCTCATGCGAGAGGTGGCAGGCCTACCCGGATGA